atAGAATAACATTAGGAAGAGTAAGTTGAGTGTGATCAAGAAAACCAAAAGCTCTCtttcattatatttgttttgatgtctcACTGTCAGATACACGCCTCTGTGCAGCCCTCAGAAGCATTTATCACATTACGCCAaacctgattggctgctgccaCCTGACTTAAATACCTCATGAGGACGATATAGCCTATTTCAAGCTAAACATCTCTCCTCAGCAAAGCgtgcatcccatagtgagacatctcactcatattactcagagaaccggggtAATGTAAATAACCTAAAGGTCATCACCATTTTATGGCGGTACCACTTGTATCCTTCTTACAAGAGGCTGAAGCGATAAGGCAACTGTTAATGCAGAGACTGGACATCATTGACGGGTACCACTTTCATTAACAGCTGGTGGGGAGCACTGGTTCCCTGTTAGGACCACCGCTGTTGGATTGTGATATAAGGCtttcaacatatatatattacattttgttcaaAAACCCCATATTGTGCATAGTGTGAGTCTTTCTCTTGACTCAATCACTGTGtcacacaatacaaaacaaatccAACACTCAGAGAGGATAGAAAACAAAATCCATCAACAGAACAGAATTGTCcaattaaaatgacacatgGCTTTGTATAGGGGACATACAGTGTACAGTGAACGcacaaataaaagcatgaagTGCCTGGACATACACCATTCATCAGGTAAGTTATACAGGATCAGTATCTGAATTGACCGACATTAGCTAACTGCTGCTTCGCtatgactcacacacacaaatgcaataTTAGTGTCTAACTGCTGTTGTGTGTTCTGCAGATGGTCCAGAGTTCCAGGACAGTTTTGTAACATCAGGAGTTTTCAGTGTCACTGAGCTGGTCCAAGTCTCAAGAAGTAAGTCTACCTCACCTTTAGATTGTGCCCAACTCTTTACCCAACTTAACTTAAATGTATGAGTTTGAGATATATTGAACATGTCACATCATCAGGCAACTAAAGGCGGTTGTATGACAGAGGGAGGGTTAAAAATACTGACAACTATCAAATTTTGATATTAATGTTCTTAAACAAAGTACTTTGACTTACATGAAATGTCCATATTTGTTATCTTTTGCAGGTCAGACTCAAGTGCAAGCCTCGTATAGTACATAGTGTATTGGCcattacaaaatgaaaaaaaacatgcaattgattgactgatttgTATCATGCACTTTGACATTTTGCATTAAATTGGCTGAGGGATAGAAACACAAGTATTGAAAAGCAACTTTCAATATGTAGGTCATAATCACagtgtgtgttctctgtgtgtgtgtgtagctccaGTAGTCACAGGAGTAGGACCTAGTTTCTCTATGGGGGAGCTGCAGGGTCATCTGGCCTATGACCTCAACCAGTCTGTCAACCAGCCAGTCAGCCTCAGACGATCACTGGCCAGCACTTCATCCAGCGGGTAATCACACACACgctggcaaacacacactcacgcatgtatagacacacacacacagtcacgcatacacaacacacacaaaccaaaggTTTGAATAGTTTTTGTGTTAACTCCTAAACTAAaagatctaaaaaaaataaagatcagTGTTTAGATTTGATAAGATCTATAAAGGAAATAGTTAAAAAGACCATTACTAATTAGTAACATTTTAGGCCATTGACCCCAACAAAACTACTCAAGAAAagacctgttttttttcaaagctttcTGCTTTCATGACTTCCCACCATGAAATTGTGATCCTAaatatatgtgtctgtatgtgtgtctgcagaaGTAAGCGTCATAAGTCTGGCTCTATGGAGGAAGAGGCCGACAGTCCAGGAGGGGACTATTACCACTCACCTTCCTCTCCTGCCAGCAGTTCTAGAAACTGGACTGATGACATGGAAGGAGGTAACAGTAAGAgaacaaaaataagaataatgGTGACAAGTGTTTGATTAACTGACACAAATATCATTTATCACTACAGCATAAGTATAACTGAATATTTTACTGACAGTCTGCCAGCTTTACTCAGCTTCAACACTGTTGATCCTTATTGATCCATACTGAAGAACCATACCAGGGTTTGTTATGTTGCTCTGCCATTCACTATCACTAGCACTTATGGTGACATGGAACAAGAGATACTGCTAATCTACAAAtcaaacacatatataaaatgatgaacTCACACATTCTTAATGACACTCACAGGACATAATTGTGTACAATGATCTAATGCTTACGTAACATTATTGGTACTAAAGTATAATCCGTTTTCTGTCAAAACAGGAAAACGATAAAAGGAAAAAGCGCTGCCTTTTTCATATTTCGTTTTAAAACCAAAAACGGAAAAACGTTTTTGGCTgtcattattaaaaaacaaaaaaaacaaaaaaacaaaattcaaatAACGGCCGAAATTAGTTTTTTGCAGAtctcttttatcatttatttgtttcttatttCGGAATGTAACGAAGACGTTTGTTGCAAACAACATTGCGACCCTTGTCCCTGGCTTTTCTACATAATATAACTACCAAGAGTTTATCAATTAAATTGCTTGCCCaataaatattgacattttcaaCCTTCCATTCATCTTACATCTGTAGTTAGATGTAAGATGTAGTTACTGCCTCATggcgatagatagatagatagatagatagatagatagatagatagatagatagatagatagatagatagatagatagatagatagatagatagatagatagatagatagatagatactgtagatagatagatagatagatagatagatagatagatagatagatagatagatagatagatactgtagatagatagatagatagatagatagatagatagatagatagatagatagatagatagatagatagatagatagatagatagatagatagatagatagatagatagatagatagatagatagatggatggatggatggatggatggatggatggatggataaatagatagatggacCTGGATGAGCCGCAAACTCAGttacaataattatgttattatgacGGTGTAAACCCCACTTCCGCTTCCAGCCCGTCTTCGTTACATTCCGaaataagaaacaaataaatgataaaagaaaTCTGCAAAAACCACATTTCGGCCGTTATTtgaattttgtctttttgttttttgtttttttaatactgacagcaaaaaacttttttccGTTTTTGGTTTAAAACGAAATATGAAAAAGGCAgcgctttttccttttttttggttttcctgttttgacagaaaaacagattaTTAACTTAAATTCACCAATGTAAATCAAAATCCTTCACTGAAACTCTGACATGCCAGTTAATTTACTTACATCCCACACTTATGGCCATGAGCTTAGTgcagttcattttatttgtgcTACCTTTGACTTGATATTGACTTGTGAGGTTATTTTGACCTTAAGACTCTCTTTCCAACTTTTTCcaacattcacattttaaactgtCTATTGCAACTACAGTACATAAACCTAACCATGATTTAGTTACACAGTGCTTTGGaatgttcattcattcattcattgatagAAAGGTAGAAACGATGAGGAAAATTAAACACCAGACAATTTGAAAATGCCTAccattaaatgaatgaatgacattcAATTACTGATGCCTCAGTAGATAAGTGTTTCTGACCAATCAAGTATCAGAACCAATATCAATTTAAGACCTGTCCTCATCCCGACTTGACACTTTATTTCCACAGCATGTCAAGAGTATGGGCACATTGGCTGTCTGGAGTTCTGGGAGTTATCCCACTAGGCCACTTTACAAATTGGGCCAACATATCTTAGTGCAATGCACACCACACGTCCTCAGGTTGTGATCATGGAATGTGTAGTATGTAGTCATAACTTTAGCTTTCGACACAGGTGATTTGTCTTTAGATACTGTTGGACTGTTGTGTGGTGTTAGTCTCCCAGTGGTGTAGTCAGTGAGGCTTCCTGTTTTCATGGAGGAGGTTTGGGGTTTGAGTGTTAGCTTAATATTTACTCTCTTGCTTTGTAGCATCACAGCATACCATCTCTCAAAACTacctttaattttaattaataatatcaaATTTTCcagtttcaactttttaaaattattattcaaatattaatattgtattggaggtggtggtggtaatAATCAATGTGTTTACTCTGGTCTTAACAGAATCCTTGGTTTCTTGGTCCAGTCTGCAACACTGTTGCACCACAAAAACCAACCACACCCACAAGTGTTCTGACACACACTGGATTATCACTGCAGAAAAGGGAGGGATTTAAGCACTGTAGGACAGCAACACTAAAGTTTTAGCTGCTGTTAAGTTGCTCTTCAAACCAACAAGTTAACAATTAATGGGTTCCAATTCCTTTGGTTCCAATGCCTTGCACCACtaaatgtgtgtctgcatgtctgtTTATCTTTGAGAGAACCAATTGAAAGCCAGCGATGTGAGTGTGGCATCCCCAGCTAGAACAATGGCCAACTCTGAAAATGATGGTTCATGAAGACTTTATTGCCAATgccaatacacacaatactgcaTTCACAAACACACCGTAGGCAAGGTTGTCCCCTATTGCCTCTTCTGTTTGCTATGGCCATTATATAGGCATCTGGCTCTGCAGGTAGGAGAATTTTAAGGTTGTCATTCTCTTGGGAGTTAATGTGTGAGACTCAGAAATTGTTCTTTCATGTGTTGGAACCATTATCTATTGCAGAATTATGCTTTGCAGCTCTTGTGCAATAATATGTAATGAGGGAAAATAACACAGTGAACAATAATTTGAACAATAGTTGAAGACTATTGAAGAATATTGAATGAATAGTGATTGCAATACTAGACTAAAGTTAAACATTGCCATTTACAGTGAGTACATTTCtttgttgtgaggacattttggctgGTTAAAAATTGGTTTCATGATTAATgttagaattgggtttaggCTAAGGTTGGGTTAAAGCATTGATTGTGatgattaaggttagggtaagggcctagggaatgcattatgtGAATATTTGTCCTCACAAGGGTATaaagacaagtgtgtgtgtgtgtgtgtgtgtgtgtgtgtgtgtgtgtgtgtgtgtgtgtgtgtgtgtgtgtgtgtgtgtgtgttttaggtcTATCTCCTCCAGTGAAGAAGACAGAGCTGGACAGTCCATCTCACCAGGAAGACTCACCGAGACTGGGGTCCTTCACTCAGCACCACCGGCCAGTCATAGCTGTTCACAGTGGTCAGtagcacacatacatgcacaaacTTTGCACTCCCAGAATCCTGAAAGTTGATATTTTACTtcaataacaagaaaaaaaaaagaacaaaatatgatttgttgttttttctctttctctctgtccaggTCTGTCACGGAATCCCCACCCCTCCTCATCTCTTCATTTCCCATCCTCTTCTTACTTCCCCCACGGAGCAATCCGCTATCCTCCTCACTTGGCCCAGGATCCCTTAAAAGATCTAGTCTCATTGGCCTGCGACCCTGCCAATCAGACCCCCAGTTCAGTGAGTACAAAACAATAGCTCTAAGAAGAGTATGCCACAGAACTATAAACACTCACCGATCTTCTCAACTACTTGCTTGTTAACATATGTTTCTTTGCACAAAGATcatcactcttttctttttagccGTGGTTCCATACTGTGTATGGCAGTTTACAGACCACCCAAATGATGTGCTTCTTTTATTTAAGATATTTACTACAATAATAGAGGACACATTATAGACTTTGTAATAACCTACGGCCTATCTACTAATGTCTCTTCTGTTGTAGATATAGGTTTGTCATATcacttctttgtcttttttacagTCAACTGTTACAGTCACAGTTTTATACAACAGGACATTCCAAAACAAATTGTCAAGAAACATAgtcatttattgtttgtgtgttgtgcgTGGATCAGGGTGGTGAGTAaggtgtttgtgttgtgttttttttggtgggggggggggggtggggggtggggggggggggtagtttTGATTGTCTAATAATGTAGTAATAATGTGGTATTATAGCACATTACATACCAGTAAATGTTGTTGTCTGTCTGATTTTTCTAGCTGAATGGCAGCAACCAGGTGAAAGTGCCCAGTCACTACATCTCCTCTCAAATGTTGGTACCTCCTGGACCAGCACCCTCCCTGGCTCCTCCCCCATCCTCCCTCCCCAGGCCAACACTGTCTGCAGAGTCAAAGGCCACTCCCACCTCCTCTGATGGGGGAGCAAACTCCCCCACATCACCCAGTGAGTGGTCAAAACACTAACAAAATATACTGATAGTATAGATGTATGACATGACACATACTCCATACAGTATACGATATACATTGCCTTCAATTGGGTGTTAGAATAGAATAAGTTACTGTTTATAGTCCTGTATTTGTTTATATCCAAGAGCAAAAAAGTTCAGAAGACAGATAACACAAAAGGTCTACAGGTGTAAAGGTtcctggggggtattccagacTGATGGTTTGAAAAATCCCAAATTAAATTGATTCCTACAGGAAAAagtgtataatatatagtatgtatactaggggtgtcacgatctGGATTGTAAATCGAAAATCGATCGAAATTACCTCACGAATCAACAGAGGAATCAAagatgtagccacgcccccaaTGTCACGTCCAGCAGGCGAgtcaagaggagaaaaaaacacatgtgcAGAAATGCAGCGAGTCAACATTATCTCCTCTAACCTGAACCTGCAACCGGTAAAAACCGGCAACAGCTGATAGAGGAGACGTATCAACCAAACTCAAACTGGTTGTTGGTCCGGTGGGGGGGTGATAGGTCTAATAAGCatcaacacagagctatcaggacgctttgctctcacacactctgcattgatagtcacacaaacacacactcttgctCACTTGCTGCAGATTCCAGGAGATTGTATATAATtggcgggcgtcagggagccgctatcaatatgagGACACTCCTGGAACTTctgggagagttgggatgtctgcactaaagcaataactagCGCTATAAGGGTATTTGTAGCACCAGAGATGCTACTGTTAGGACACTGTTAGGACactgttaggatacagttaACACACTTCATTGTTCAGGGATGTTTATGGACATTAGgctgttttcatttagtttttgttttattgtgaacttgaatatcatctaatatgaagagtgcacactgcagttacTAAAGGGTCACTACATGattgactgctgaaacaagtcattgttacattatattcattttaatgaatgatttaattttgacagtaaggccttagtgtggtacattACAAACAACTGATGGACATTATATCACTTATGACTAGTCTAAAAATGGCATATgcatctgtgctaaaaggaccCAAAAGAGattgagaataaaataaaatcaaggaTTTGGAGAATGGTGACACCCCTATATATTTCCAGAATAACTCAGTCAACCTTCACTGACTGAGCTTGATGAATTTGACCCCAAACTAAACACATTCAGGTAAAAAAAGACACAGCGGCTCATCAGTGTGTGTCTTATAAATCAACTGACATAGTTACAGTAATACATGTATAGAAGTTACAGCTATAAAGTTGTGTCTTGACTTGATTATTCATTCactataaattaaatgttcattatCAACAACATAAATTGACTTGTAAATATCATGTTTGTATCAAGCTTGATATAGTTTATGTCTATAGAAATCTATTGTTATCcacaaactattaaaacatTAAGGAACCATATGTTCCAGATGTGTAGTTCCTTTATGTtcaacaaacaaagaaatgtaaacacaaaactACACCTCTGGAGCATGTTCTAGTGAAATCTGCCCAACGCAGAACTAGTCTGCACAGATCTAAACTACAGCTGCCGAGTGGTTTCAGTGTAAAGTACGTTGTTTGATGATGATACATGCACGATATACAGAGTAAATGGGCCAGCTTTGCTAAGAAAATGGTTAGCATCAATTTGCACTGTGGCTTTatcatgtgatgatttaatctTTGTGCATTCCGCACCTGATATAGGCAACAGCTCATTATGCAAGACTGACTTTCAGTCTGAGAGTGAAATATAGCTCAGTAAGTAGTTCAGCAAGTTGAGAAAATCACTTTTATCAATGGAGAGTAAGACAAACAAACCTTGTGGGATAGTATAAAACTGATGGCATGACATGTTTCTGTACCTTTAAATCAATCAGTTGAAACTGAGTCCATGttttaatcacattaaaatattcCTAACAACCTAGTTGTCCTAACAAACCACTAAAGACTTATCTCACCTTGCATTTAGTTGTGACACattttacagagagagagatgaggagtaAGTGGCAAGTCCAGCAGATCAGAGTGGAACAGATGGAGGTGGAGATGGTGTTAGAGGTGGTGGGGTTAGAGTGATGTTACTACCGAGCTCATTGTAATGTCCGAATTAAAAGACAGAGCAGTGCCAGTAGTGATATCACAGTTAATAATGATAGTTCATATGTGAGTTCACATGATTCACTTTTACAGCTTCTATCTTTACAAAGACTGAATATTGATTCCAATATACCCTGCATGCTCTCTTCACTAGGACTAGCTCTTATTGTAACTATTTTCCCCTGTGCAGTgttgatgtatgtatgtattttacaaACATGGGACTAGTTATACTATGTAATGTACCtaaaacaattcattttaaaatgtcattcttGATCTTGGCCAGCTGTTGACAAAGCAACATAACCTTAAAATCTGTTTGGTAGCTGTTCTGTAGCTTTTGATCATATGATGATGAGACTGATATATGAGTGAAGTAGACCATTGTGGGACACGCCAAGGCTGAAGTGGCAGTCGTAAATGATTTTCTGTCACATTATGTGAACATGAGATATTCTGAAGAGCATTCCAGCTCTCTGCTGGGGCTCAGCACACACCATTCTATTACATACATGCTAAGCCCTCTAATGCTCATCACTATTGGTATATTCCTCCAGAGCTCCACCTTGGCAGCCTGAGACAGATCTTTGCAGTCACTGCCCAATCAATAGGTATGATCCATGCACTATAAAGCACCAGTGCACCCTCTGTTTTGGTTCTTCTTTTCACTTAACCATCTTAACAATGAGTACAGTACACAGCACTCAGTGAAATCTTTGTCACCCTCCAGTGTCGCTAGCTGACATTTCACATTCAGCCTACCATAAATGGTGAATGGTCTGCACTTATacagcacctttctagtcttctgaccactcaaagaaCTTTAATACTAAGTCACATTtacccataaacacacattcatatactgaaggcacacacacactcacacactgccaTCCAGAGcagtttggggttcagtatATTGCCTAAGGACATTTCCACATGCGGCCTGAAGGAGCTGGGAATTGAACCactgatcttctgattagtggagcACACTGTgggctctacctcctgagccacagacaCCCCAATTCCATTTGCCTGGTGCTGGGAAGGGATGCTGACAAAGATGTCCAGTGTACCTTGGAAGAAGTGCCATTGTTCCTGCATCCTCTAAGGCAATGCTCCATACACTTTCCACTGCTAGTCTACTGTAGCTCAGGCTGCATCAATAGCTACACTAGCAGGATAGCATAACCTCATCCATAAGCCAGTTAGCACTGATATCTGGCTTAGTATGAGCTAGAAAACACTGCTTCTCTTGCTGGCTTTTTCAATCCTGATCTAGGCAatcacatgacatcatgtcAGAGGTTGGGGCCTCCTGTTGCCATTGCCCttgcatttcatatttttgctaGGGGCACCACACCCGGGATGGGATTACTTCATCTCACCAACTCATGTGTTGTCAGTAAAGGGACAATATCTGTTTATTCTTTCCTGGCCTCTCATCTTATACACTCTTCTCTACTGTGACCTTACGCTCGCTATGTGTTCACCATGCTGGATGCAAGCCACACTCAGAGAACTGGAGGTACACTCAGGTTACTGCTAATCTGAGTATTCCCTTGGTGAGGAAGCCTGTGTCGCACACACTGATCTCTGTATCATCTCATGTCATGGACATAGGGCATGTCTCCATGACGAGTGTCTTGTCTTTTATATAATTTTGGACTAACCCTGCAAGCCCACATGCTGTGTGTCACATGCAGTGTTATATTCCCACGCTGATAAGGAGGTGGTTAAGGCAAGTAATACTCTATCTCTATTATAATCTCCCACCTTGTCTTGCACCCTACAGTGGcagacacagcagcacacagctgTGTTCCAGTATGGTAAATTGATGATGAttctttttccctctttgaGGAATTGGATTACAACGAGAACTATGTTTCCACTTTCTTGCCTCTGTCATTAATTGACTGTCAACACCAGACGCTCTGTGGCTGTGACGTCAAAATTGTGTTGTGTGCCCTAACCCCTGGGGGGGATATCTGCCATAACTTTTCACTATTCTGTTTCCAACCTATGATGGCAATTATTTAAACTTATGTTGGTAATAGAGTGAAGACCCATTTCCTGGTGAAAATTACATTCTGTATATATTTGGTGggtgtttcatgttttattttgggcAGAATATGCTGCTGGTTATGAGAATTGAGCTATGCGACCCTCTGATTTCCCCCTGCAATGGAGAAAGGTTCCCTGGGGAAGATTTCCTCT
The Scomber scombrus chromosome 8, fScoSco1.1, whole genome shotgun sequence DNA segment above includes these coding regions:
- the nfic gene encoding nuclear factor 1 C-type isoform X7; the encoded protein is MMFSPLSLSQDEFHPFIEALLPQVRAFAYTWFNLQARKRKYFKKHEKRMTKEEERAVKDELLGEKAEVKQKWASRLLAKLRKDIRPECREDFVLSVTGKKAACCVLSNPDQKGKMRRIDCLRQADKVWRLDLVMVILFKGIPLESTDGERLVKGGQCSNPVLCVQPRHISVSIKELDLYLAYYVQEREAEQSSSPSRTGVGSDQEDSRTATMGNINYGPEFQDSFVTSGVFSVTELVQVSRTPVVTGVGPSFSMGELQGHLAYDLNQSVNQPVSLRRSLASTSSSGSKRHKSGSMEEEADSPGGDYYHSPSSPASSSRNWTDDMEGGNSLSPPVKKTELDSPSHQEDSPRLGSFTQHHRPVIAVHSGLSRNPHPSSSLHFPSSSYFPHGAIRYPPHLAQDPLKDLVSLACDPANQTPSSLNGSNQVKVPSHYISSQMLVPPGPAPSLAPPPSSLPRPTLSAESKATPTSSDGGANSPTSPILVSGQLSELWRKGDCHGGNVLEERKQCCQDIAREKIYSAL